A genomic segment from Castor canadensis chromosome 1, mCasCan1.hap1v2, whole genome shotgun sequence encodes:
- the LOC109687301 gene encoding olfactory receptor 52H1-like encodes MSIMASFNLSSLNAGFFILLGIPGLEQFHIWIGFPFISYLAALAGIGVLLYLIFKEHSLHEPMFFFLSMLAATDLILSNTCVPKTFSIFCLGPQEISFPGCLIQMFFLHYSFAMDSAILIVMAFDRYVVICFPLRYTTILTHQTITKIVMGIISRSFCIIFPCVFLLKRLPFCQTLIIPHTNCEHIGVARLACADISINIWYGLVVPIMTVTSDLILKNTGV; translated from the coding sequence ATGTCCATAATGGCCTCATTCAACTTGAGCAGCCTCAATGCAGGCTTCTTCATCCTACTGGGAATCCCAGGGCTGGAGCAGTTCCACATCTGGATCGGGTTTCCCTTCATTAGCTACCTTGCAGCCCTTGCAGGAATTGGTGTTCttctttaccttattttcaagGAGCACAGCCTCCATGAGCCcatgttctttttcctctccatgCTGGCTGCTACAGATCTCATCCTATCTAATACATGTGTACCAAAAACATTCAGCATCTTCTGCTTGGGTCCTCAGGAAATCTCATTTCCTGGATGTCTTATTCAGATGTTTTTTCTCCACTACAGCTTTGCCATGGATTCTGCTATCTTGATTGTCATGGCATTTGATCGCTATGTTGTTATTTGCTTCCCCCTAAGATATACCACCATTCTTACCCATCAGACTATTACTAAGATTGTGATGGGTATCATCAGTAGGAGCTTTTGTATCATCTTCCCTTGTGTGTTTCTATTAAAGCGACTGCCTTTCTGCCAAACACTCATCATTCCCCACACGAACTGTGAACACATAGGGGTTGCCAGGCTTGCCTGTGCTGACATCTCCATTAACATCTGGTATGGCCTTGTTGTACCTATCATGACTGTCACATCAGATCTGATCCTCAAAAACACAGGTGTGTAG